Proteins encoded in a region of the Candidatus Binatus sp. genome:
- a CDS encoding MaoC/PaaZ C-terminal domain-containing protein: MPVPSSLVGCRSEKATTEVTPRWSMAYAAALDDSTPCYFDTRVKVSFVAHPMFPVCFEWPVIVGMRDQMERAGLKLSEAMRGVHASHDLVIHRAIHPPERLTTIAEIVSAERRSPGAFLVTRLDTVDESSAPVCSSWYGSLYRGVDLSGPDCSLSAAPALPSSKTSPPSRSTSVVHVSAGLAHVYTECAQIFNPIHTDASVAEAAGLPAIILHGTATLALAVSRIVASEAGGDPRRVARVAGQFRAMVPMPSDIAVRIDARDRSGDGEAIFFDVLNDRAAPAISNGAIVLR; the protein is encoded by the coding sequence ATGCCGGTTCCATCTTCGCTCGTCGGATGCCGTTCCGAAAAAGCCACGACGGAAGTAACGCCGCGATGGTCGATGGCTTACGCGGCGGCGCTCGACGACTCGACGCCCTGCTACTTCGACACGCGCGTCAAAGTCAGTTTCGTCGCGCATCCGATGTTCCCGGTATGCTTCGAGTGGCCCGTGATCGTCGGAATGCGCGATCAGATGGAGCGCGCGGGCCTCAAACTCAGCGAAGCGATGCGCGGCGTACACGCCTCGCACGACCTGGTAATTCATCGCGCGATTCACCCACCCGAACGCTTGACCACCATCGCCGAGATCGTTTCCGCGGAACGCCGCAGCCCCGGCGCGTTTCTCGTTACCCGCCTCGACACAGTTGACGAGAGCAGCGCGCCGGTATGCTCATCGTGGTACGGCTCGCTCTATCGCGGAGTCGATCTGAGCGGTCCCGACTGCTCGCTCTCCGCGGCGCCTGCCCTACCCTCGTCGAAAACTTCGCCGCCATCGCGATCCACGAGCGTCGTGCACGTCAGCGCCGGCCTGGCCCACGTCTATACCGAATGCGCGCAGATCTTTAATCCGATTCATACCGACGCCAGCGTCGCCGAAGCTGCCGGCCTGCCGGCGATCATCCTGCACGGCACCGCAACGCTCGCGCTTGCAGTTTCGCGGATAGTCGCATCGGAGGCGGGCGGTGATCCGCGCCGCGTCGCGCGCGTCGCCGGGCAGTTCCGCGCGATGGTGCCGATGCCCTCCGATATCGCGGTGCGCATCGACGCGCGCGATCGTTCCGGCGACGGCGAGGCGATCTTTTTCGACGTGCTGAACGATCGAGCCGCGCCCGCGATCTCCAATGGCGCGATCGTGCTTCGCTGA